CTTGATGCTTACAAATATGTGTTTTCAACCAATACGGTATTTCGCTCGCTTGGCGTTTCCGTTGGCGTCACCTTCTTAGGCACCTTGTTCAGCATGCTGTTAACCTGCTTGATGGCCTACGGGCTGTCGCGCAAGGATCTGGATGGCCGAAATTTCATCATGTTCATGGTCTTGTTCACGATGCTGTTCAGCGGCGGAATGATCCCAACGTTTCTCGTGGTGAAGGAGATGGGGCTGATCGATACGTATGCGGCCCTGATTGTCCCGACGGCGATCAATGCCTTCAATCTTATCATCATGCGAAACTTCTTTCAGAACCTGCCTGAGGGACTGGAGGAATCCGCGAAGATCGACGGGGCCGGCGATTGGGGCATCCTGTTTCGAATCGTGATTCCGCTGTCGATGCCTGCCATTGCGACCATATCGCTCTTTTATGCGGTTACTTACTGGAACACGTATATGTCGGCGATTCTGTACCTGAATGATGCGGCCAAATGGCCGGTGCAGGTCATCCTGCGGCAGATCGTCATCCTGGCCAGCGGTTTGGCGGCGGACACCTCCGGCATGGACGAATTT
This Paenibacillus sp. JZ16 DNA region includes the following protein-coding sequences:
- a CDS encoding carbohydrate ABC transporter permease; protein product: MVQDKTISSRIFDIVNYTLLLIIGLVTILPFLHVIAGSFTTVTELAQKQFVLFPTVWSLDAYKYVFSTNTVFRSLGVSVGVTFLGTLFSMLLTCLMAYGLSRKDLDGRNFIMFMVLFTMLFSGGMIPTFLVVKEMGLIDTYAALIVPTAINAFNLIIMRNFFQNLPEGLEESAKIDGAGDWGILFRIVIPLSMPAIATISLFYAVTYWNTYMSAILYLNDAAKWPVQVILRQIVILASGLAADTSGMDEFVRPPEQTVKMAVIVIATLPILCVYPFLQKHFAKGALLGSIKG